The genomic interval GCTGCATGTTTGCTTATGGTCAGGTAAGCTACAGATTCTACTTGACATTTCAAAATTCTTTGGTATGCAGGGTAGCATTTCGCACATCGTTGTGAATTTGTGTTTCAATGTTTGTACTTAGTACTGACAAGAGTTTCCAATTCGGTAGACTGGCAGTGGCAAAACACACACGATGCTTGGTGATATAGAAAATGGCACACGAAGAAACAATGTTAATTGTGGCATGACACCTCGGGTGTTTGAACATCTCTTTTTAAGAATTCAGAAGGCAAGTATTGCGATTTATTGATTCTTGTGTGGTACTTGATGTACTGTTAGCCAACATTTCAACATCGCTATTCCAGGAAAAGGAaataagaagagaagaaaaactcAGGTTTACTTGCAAATGCTCATTTTTGGAGATATACAATGAACAGATTCTGGATTTGCTCAACCCGAATTCAGCAAATTTGCAGGTAGGCTACTAAAACTAAAAGCATGGCTATTAATTTATTCGTGTGTTCTTACATGTTTGCTGGTTGCATTTTAAGAAGCTGTTAGGAGATGTTTACAATTTTGACATCTCAGTTCTTCAAACAGTAATACTATTAGCCATATCTGCAGATAAGAGAGGATGCCAGAAAAGGTGTCCATGTTGAGAACTTGACAGAACATGAAGTTTCGAATGCTCGAGAAGCAATGCAACAGCTTGTTGAGGTTTGTGTTTGAGAACTGGCTTAACAGGACTGctatttttctaaacaaaatgaaaaatgactAGGACTGCTTCATCGGTTGATTATTGCAAAACATAGAACAAAACATGTTTAGCACATAAGTGGTCCAATATACAACTGCCATTTATTAGGTGAAGCAGTATAATTGTGGTGATTGAATGTCCAATTCTTTGTGACTTATATCAAATTTACCTTTATTTTGTCCTTCTAGCAGCTATATTGGTTGTTGCTATGTTTTCCAGGCAACATGAATAATACACAAGACTCACTATTTCTctgctattataaaaatatatacatagtcTGAAACTTTCGATCGGAAAATTTTACAAGGCTGTTTGATATAGAACAAGGTGGTTCACCAAATAAATACTATTCACTGTTTCTTGTAACCTTGATAATGTTAAATTGATCAAATTCAGTATTTGAGCTTTATACTTGAAAGCGCAGTTGTCtgtcctccctctcccccttgCGTGCAATACGCCCTCTCACTGAGAACGATAACAAAAACAACCATTGTTTTCCACTCGAGATCCTAATGCTGGCCCATTCCCAATGGGCCCATAAAACAGTCAATGGCCTATTATAACCCAGTATCCCATTGCAAAGCATGAGCATCTTACTAGTGAATAATAAGATTGAAGTTTGTCTTTGCTTGGTATTGTTGCAATGTTTTACCTGTTAGTTACCCGCTAAGCTTGGAAAAACTGATTTATTACCTGATATCGTGCTTATATATGCTACTTTTACTAGCTAATTCTCTTGAGCTAAACATTCCAAATTTCTTTTCAGGGGGCAGCAAACAGAAAGGTGGCTGCCACCAATATGAATCGAGCAAGCAGCCGTTCTCATAGTGTTTTCACTTGTCTTATCGAGAGTAAGGTATATGGATTGGACTGGTTGAACTTACTTATGCATTTTTGTGTAGTAAGAGGGATATTAGTTGCTATTAGTTTAAaggatggtgatgttgatagATATAACAGTTTGTATTTGTGGCTAACCTAATTTAACCAATTTTTAACCATGCAGTGGGAGTCTCAAGGTATCAACCATCATCGATTTTCTCGGCTTAACCTAGTTGACCTTGCGGGCTCAGAAAGGTAATCTGTTACCTTATTTTTCATACATTCTGAGTGCCTATTCAGCACGAATGCTATATGCTTTGCAGACAAAAGAGCTCAGGTGCTGAAGGGGAACGCTTGAAAGAAGCTACCAATATCAACAAGTCACTCTCCACTTTGGGGTTCGTTGAtgaacttgtatttttttatttcataatgtaaatatATCCAAAACTTGATTTGGATTCAGTTTAATGTTTTCACTTACTTCTCCATATCATTCTTTCAGACTTGTTATTACAAATCTTATTGCTGTATCAAACAAAAAGTCACATCATGTGCCCTACCGAGATTCAAAATTGACATTTCTCCTTCAGGTATTATGCACAACTTGAGTTAAACttgttatattttacatgTTGCCTCTTATCGAGGCATTGGAAAATTGGAGTTGGAATTTGACGAAGTGCATTTCTATGTTACCTTTAACTTAACTTAGGATAACGAAAAATCAATAATCTTGATAATGTCTTATCTCCTGTTTCCAGGATTCACTTGGAGGGAATTCAAAGACAACTATAATTGCAAACATAAGCCCATCAAGCTGGTAGGcatataatgattttttaaaaaagactgTTCACACTTCACATTATTgacatttttgtttgttttgttgttagTTGCGCGGCTGAGACACTCAGCACATTGAAGTTTGCGCAACGGGCCAAATACATAAGAAACAATGTATGTGATCAGTGCATGCTAgatgtttattatttatgacaTGCCAACACAAACTGACTGTTGTTCATTGTAGGCTATTATAAATGAAGATGCCTCTGGTGATGTTTTGAGCATGCGTATACAGATCCAGCAACTTAAGGTAAATAGGAATGCGTTCATTTTTGGCCTTATGATTTTTCCAGTGCATAACAAGACATTAAGGTCCAGGATTAattcatttaatattttatctgtTCTGCTTTGTTTGATGTTTCATTCTGATGACAAGAATTTTTCAACAGCACTATCTGATAAATGATTCTTATGTTTTCCCTGTAACCACAGAAAGAGGTCAGTCGCCTGCAAGGGCTAGCCAATTCTGACAAATCAGAATGTACTAGTTCCAGTGGGTTTATCTGTGAGTCTCCCAGCACAATCAAGTGGAATCAGGGTCAAGGCTCCTTCAGTCCACTTATGTTTGATAAAAGGGTTATGCAGGTATCCATATATACTCTGTGCTTCTTGAACATGGTAACCATCTACTTACCTCTCTTTCTCAATGTGTAATGTTCAGCGGAAAGATTATGATGCTGCGCTTGTCGCTGCTTTTAGGAGGGAGCAGGAAAGTGAAGCAAAGTTGAAGGCAGCGATTGCTGCGAAACTTGTTGCTGAACAGCTGGTCTGCAGCTTTCCTAATTAACACTTTGCGTTAACTTCCCATGAATTTTGACAAAGGCTAAAGCGATTATACTTCTACATTTATTAAGTCTAATTATCTGTGGCATCTCAGGCAACTCAAAGAGCAGAAGAGGTGAGAAGCTTCAAGATGAGGCTCCGTTTTCGTGAAGATCGAATAAAAAGATTGGAGCAACTTGCATCAGGGAAGTTATCTGCTGAAGCACATCTGTTGCAAGAAAAGGAAGACCTTGTGAAGGAAGTAGATGCTCTACGAAGCTTACTGGACCGCAATCCAGAAGTCACAAGGTTTGCTATGGAAAACTTACAATTGAAGGAAGATCTTCGAAGGTAAGCAACTAAGCATTGCTCCCCTTCTGCTTTCTCGAAACTTCAAATGCTCattgtgtgttttttataGTTTGTCTATTTTGTGTTGCTAATATAGTTCGAAGTTTGAGCCTTgctattattaaaatttacagGTTGCAAACATTTGTTGATGAAGGAGAACGTGAAATGATGCATGAGCAGATAATTGTTCTACAAGATAAGGTATCCATTTCAAGTTATGGTGACCTCCTAAGCGCAGGAACTGTTTTTGGTGATACACTACCTTCTGTTTTTACTATTCCTTGATGTATTGACTAACTTGACTTGTATAACCTGCAGCTACTGGAAGCGCTTGATTGGAAACTTATGCACGAGAAGGATCCTATTAACAAGGTTGCTAATATACAGTATTTTAAAGAAACCATTCGTATTGTGAAATACAAAGACACCCTTAATTTGCCAAAAGCTGAACCTGTATTGCTACAAAACATTTGCTTCCGGGCATATTGTTTGTACCTAGAATTTGACTTAAAACTAATATTGACCTTTGCAGGACCTCTCATTATTTGAGGAATCGACAGCTGATGAGGAAATGGAGTTTCTCCGTTTGCAGGTCAGCCTTATAAACCTATCCTGGCATATATATGTCTGTTTACACCCCTGCTTATGGTATTGTTTCCAAGTTCCTAACATCAGTTTGCAATGTTATATTTCAGGCTATTCAAAATGAGAGAGAAATTGAGTCGCTGCGTAAAAATTTGAGCTTCTGCCTTGAATCAAAAGAGAAACTTGAgaggtataaaaaaattcctacacctacaaaagaaaacaaagtcATCATGATCAACCTTTTCTATATGTTAAAGAGTTCTAGTATATTATGTTTCCTTTGTGCTGCATTTTATGCCCCACATGTTACAATCGTGTTAAAGGGATTGATGACTCCTTTGTTTACCCAACAAAAAAGCTTACAATTGTGATGTCTAAAAGGCATAGTTTGTCCAAGGTAATTTTATTCACTGTAACTAGtaagaaaacatgtttttgggctcctttatatatttatcattgtTAGTTTTACTTCTATGTTTGTTAATGCCAAATCATGTTGATTTAGATAGGCAGATCTATGAGCATTTCATTCAAGATAGCCAGCAAGTGATTacgaaatttatattttggtagtTTGTGGTGCATATCAGCATATGTTGATGTAAACAAATTTAGGAATTGGAGTTAATCATGCGTTTCTTAGAGCAAGATTTGTACTGCTCTATTGTGGCATCCAACCCACTATATATTGAGCCCAGTTGTGGCTTATGTAATTGTGTGCATACCTCCTTGTTAGTTGAGTAAGATTTGCTCTAATACTATATAAAACCACATGTTCTATCATAGCACCTTCGAGTTGACACTTTTagacaaaaaaacaatgaaagtGTAAGTGGGATGCTATGCACATGCAGTCCGCTTCTCGGAAGAGTGTGGTAATGTGCATTTTGAAAGCTGGGGGTGCGACAACGGATTGCAGATTCTGAAATACCTGTTGTTTTTAATGGTTATCCAGGTTTAGATCAACTGTGACAACTCCATAAGAGGGTCGTTTGATTCACCTGGGGTATTATATACTATCAACTGTAGCAATTTCCTTGACCAATTCTATTCATATTACCTAAGTGTAGGATTGTAAAGTGccttttttaacaaaaactAGTCAATGAGGTGATGTGGTCCCTTATTTATGTACTAGGTCCCTTGTCTTTCCATGACTAACGTGTGACTGTtcaacaatctcccccttcACACCATTGGTTTCCCTTAGCTCCTCACTGCTCCCTCATCATACACCAACAGTCTCTCAGGCTTAGGGGTCTTGCTGGTACCCATGGTCCATTGGATCTTCACACCCTAGTGTCCATTGGATCAAATATGTTGAACTAGCCATGCTTCAATACaaattgtaagatcataaatGTACTTACCCACCCCAAAATCTAGCCAATGAGGTGATGAGCTCCCCACTTATAAACTACTTTCCCcgtcaaaaaatataataaaaactagcattcaaaatttgtctcaaaatataacaacttatACACCTACATTCTATTTTCAATCACAAGCTTCCACCACTACAGTTTCTCACCTACTTCCTCTTCTCAATCAATCACAACCTTTCCCCAATTAATTCCAGTGTGGTCATAGCTTTTGAAACTATGAAGTTATTTTGTTCCTGTTTGGAGCTTATAATGCATTATGAACCTCTGTTCAAATACCATGTCCTGACAAATTGTACATTGTGTAGGCGTGTTGATGAGTTGACAGTAGAGTTGGAGACAGCAAAGAAATGTCATGATGTAAATCAAGAATCTCTGGCTGTGGACCTCCAAGTTCAAACTGAGGCAGATTTGCATGATATGCCTGATGCTCAGACAGAACTTAAGACTTTGGTTGATGCCATAGCTACAGCAAGTCAAAGAGAAGCAGAAGCTCATGAAACTGCAATTGGGTTGGCCAAAGAGAATGAGGAATTAAGAACACGGCTTACAGTTCTGATTGAGGATAACAAGAGATTAGTTGAGCTCTATGAACATGCTGTCGCCAATGTTGAGGTGAATCAAGAAGGAGGGCGTCCTGCCATTCCTCAAATTGAAGGTGTGCATGAGCAGCCAAGTAGCCATCCTTCTTATGAAGGGGGTGCTTTGAATGGAGGACTGCCAGATGACCAGCCAGAGAGTGTAACATTTTTGCCTGCAGACAACTCATCCAGTGAGGTACTAAACTCCAAGATATTGGATGGAGAGTGCAGTCACAAGGAGAAATTTTCAAGTACTAAATTGAGAGATTTGCAACTTCAACTGAACGAGATGCATGAGGAAAATGATAAGCTTATGGGATTATATGAGGAAGCTATGCAGGAAAGAGATGAATTCAAAAGGAAATTGTTTGAGGTTAGCAATTCTGTAACTACAGTAGATACTCAATATGAAGATGTCCAAATgcatgatgcaacagatgctgAAGATCTAGAAGTAAAAAATGTAAACGACTCTGCAATATCAACATTTAAAGAAATCCTGCAACTTGTTCGAGGCAAGCTGGAGAATGTCCAAGACAAGCTTGTGACAACCCAGGATGCAGTAGAGTATTTTAAACTGCTTGAAATGGCTAGCGCTAAGGCAGAAGAACTTTCTGCAAGCATTCAGTACCGTTGCCTAGAACTGAAGCACAACCAGGAAGTCATCAATGCCCTTAAATCTGAACTGTCACAATCACAGGAGAGCAAAGAAGCTTTGGAAGGCAAGTTTTTCTCACCTGTAGCATCATGTTGGAACTTGGATTTGAAAAACAAAGCCCTTGTTGGGTCCAAGTTTGATTTCAGCTTGGAATTAATGAATCAAAAAAAGGTACAACTGAGTCATCTCCAAACTCTCAAAAAAGATTTGTCTGTTGCACGTACAAAAGCACATGAATCTGAAACTGCGTTGAGAAGCAAAATCGATGGCCTTAAACTAAAACTCCGCTCTTTCGAAGCTCAGAGAAAGGAGGCAGAAAGGGTCCTTTTTGCTATCGATAATTTCGACACTTCAACTAATACATTGTCGAAACCTGTGAATTTTGGCAAGGCATCTGAGCTGCTGAGATCTGAGGAGGAGCGAACAAAGCTTTTATCTGAACTCAAGAAGTCCCGTGAACAACTTATCATGGTGCAGAAGGAAATAAAAGGCATGAACAAACACGATGATATCGATTGTAAGATTGCATGTCTTGAATCAGAATTAGACGATTGCTGCCTCTCCTTACTGGAAGCTGACACCGAGAAGTTTGTGCGTGAAAATATGTTGAGAGAGATTTGGAAGGAAGGGCAAAAAGGCATGGATTATATGCTGGTTGACTATCAAGATTGTGTTTTTAAAGTCAAtttgaaggaggaggagatcggaATATGTGAGGTGCCCTTGCAGTCTCAAACAAGGTCGTTGGATGAAATGAATTCGAAGCTAACTCAAGCTATGCGGGATCTGGGCGAGCTTCTGCGAGACAGAACCTCTTGTGACTTGGATTCATCCATGGTGCATGTTTCAGATAAGGTTAAAGGGGACCTTGATGCAATCGGGCTTTACGTTGCTGAAGCTAAGGAGGTTCTGCTTCTCCACAATGACAACCAAACCAATCTGTGAGCCTGCCCAACAAGAACCAGGTTCCTTCACTGATATAATAACTGACAGGTTAGTCTGTCCAAGCTTCATCTCTACACTTCCTTCGTTGCACCTTGCACCACCACATTTGGGATCAGGGGTAGCTTTCTGTCAATTCGCTTCTACATTATGGAAGAAGTCCTGAACCAGAATGTGTTCAAAACTGTTTTGTGCGACCACCTAACTCTGGTGGTTGTGCCAAGCCACCATCAGGCCCTTATGTAAGCTATGTATTTCTTTTAGTTTGCACTTGTTGGTGCAATTCAGCTAATGATTCAGCAAGGTTTTGAATTCCAAAGGAGGTGCTTTGACCTTGTCTTTCTAGTTccctagatttatatttatattttatacttcAATGATGAGCATAGGTGCGGAGGTGCCTGCGTCAGCGAAGGATGCTGCGCTCTAGTTCGCAGAAATTTGGGGTCTCAACCTTTgtaatttttagccttttaaataaattaaaacagTTCTAGAGTACGTGTAAAAAAAGTTGGACTATGCGCCAGTTTGCATCTCGAGGACTCAGGCAGTCATGCTGACTGCTTCCAGAAGCTTACTCAGCTATTGTCTCTTCTATTCGTTATTGCTTGCTACACTGACCAGCTATCTGCTTATTgggttccaaaaaaaaaaccctattTGCATAGGGCATCAAAGAATACTAATGTCCAGTACTCCAGTTGGCACTTAAGGTCACCAACCAAGTGTCACGCTTAATATACCTTTGTCATCCCAACCCATCACCATCACTTGACCATATCAATTACGCAAACAAAATACCACAACGAAGAGCACAGCTTGAGTTACGTCATATGCTCTCATAAAGCAAAGCTCAATTACGCACGGTAACGCCGACATCAGTGGGGGACGCTATAGAGAAGCAAGAAAGGTTTTccaagaaagagagagagggagcaaATCAGGCAATTGGGGAAAACCGTGGATACTTAGCAGCGAAGCGCTGCGCCGTCGCATCGGGAAATCCACGCCGCGTGCGGCGGTGCTGGCTGACGCTCGCTCCGTCGAGCTCGGGCTGGCTGCCGAGTCGGACCGCACGCATCTGCATCCGCGGACGAGACGCCGTTCTCCGCTGCCCTGGTGGTCATGTTTTGGGCTGTTCGGAGGGAAAAGATGGTACGaggtaaatgaaaaataatttataaataggaTCTTTACAAACATGTGTAACTAACCATTTGAAGATAAAAgttagaaaacaaattataataaaaacttaaaattaatatttcagaattttaattttaatttataagtataaatagtaaattataataaaaacttaaaattaatattttagaattttaattttaatttataagtataaatagaaaggaaaaaaacgaGTGTCCCTGTCTCTATCGCGTCACTGGATTGCTGTCtggcgtggcgcggcggccgtcgcTTTAAACTAATCTGGCATTATAGCGTGTGCgtcggaaagaaaaagaaatctgGAGACTTGCGAGGTTGCGTTTTTGGCAACCGTATATTAGCTGGCAAGTGGCAACCCGTTTCCAAATAGCacttggggaaaaaaaatctattgtaACTTTATCTTCTCCTACTAGATATTTGCCACTTCACGTGAGGTTATTATTCTGAAACAAATACGTACATGTGCTTGTgcttgacaattttttttgtgtactTTTCGGGGGAAAGGGTAAacatttttctcaattttgTTGGTTCTTTTTGCATGGTCCAGAAAGTTTCTAAGAATGTTTTGATCATTCAATTTCAAATACATTTTGTTTCAATGATTTCGTTTTTTACATGAGTATTATAATTTACAAGTTTagaatattattattatgtcacCAAGTAACTTTGTAAATCTTAATATATGTCGGCTACATAGAAATAAGAGATGGTTGtcgtatatttataaataagtatgcaggcattataaatatttacgtTTGTAGCATACTTCAAGAATATTAATATTATCatttaaattaagtttaattaagAGTAAATTCAGATTGTTGCAACtattttgtcaaaattatGAGTTTACTGCAACCTTAGCCATGTATTTCTAAAAACTGTAACAGTATTGTATGATTTATTAGAATATTTaactttatcttttaaaaaaattgtgagtATATATTGGACAAACATGTTGAGGTAAGTTAGACCAAAATAACacacacataaaataataaaattgtaatttgataataaaactattcactgtcattataattttatgaaatacTAATATAAAGTCGTAGCAAACAACCGTTTTATAAGATAATTACAGTTTTctgatatttattatttagttttaaattgaaTGTAGCATTGCAACTGCAATAAATAGCAGTAGAAAATTGGGGTTTGGATGTTTTCCTTCACTACGTGGTGCAGACTGCAAAAGCAACCTACGCCACGCCATCCGCCGCCTCCCATCCATCTatccctctttctctctcctccaccaccaacCGTAAGACCATCGtcgcccctctctctctctctccacacCCTCGCGTCTCGCTAAATACCACTCTCCCCACGACTGCACCGCACGCGTTCCGTCGTGGACtctcgcggcggaggcggacgggGGATTATCTGGAGCTGACACGatcggcggcgagcggagTGGAGTACTGGAGGGAGCGGCGCAtgcgggagcgggaggaggagggggagggggaggaggaggaggagcaggagcatGAGCCCCGACAGCCGGGGTGCgggggcggggaggcggcgggccaggcggcggcgaactgCGCGGcggtgtgctgctgctgcccccTGGCGCTGCTCGAGATCCTGCTGCTCGTCACCGTCAGGCTCCCCGCGGGCGTCATGCGGCGGGTGAGGCGGCGGAGAAGCCGgggccgccgcggaggcgggggaggggggaagagGAGGCCCCCGGACGGGTCGCCGTCGGGGAGCGCCAAGGCGATGAtcggggcggcgtcggcgttcGATATGATGGatgacgaggcggcggcggcgggggcggcggcttCTCGCGGCGAAACGGACGCGGACGCGGCGTCGGAGCTGGAGCTCGAGATCATGCGCTCCCGGTTCTACAGTGGCGGCTTCTGGCGCAGCCCTTCCTCCGGCTCCAGCTCCTGCGCCTCCTCCCTACGCCGGtagcgccaccaccaccaccaacaaactcgccgcgccgccgattGCACCGATTGAAACCGCAACTCCGGCTCGCCGCACGTGCGCACACCGCAAGGTGATTTCCCGCACGTGTGCAAACGCAGGATTAATTTTGTCTCCCGAGCTCGATCCATGTCAAAATTCACCTTAGGATTTGCAAGTGAAAGCTGATCAAATTTTGTGCAGCTCCGCTTGATTGCTTGCTTGGTCGATTGAccacggcgcgcgcgcgtgcgtgtgACGCATAGCCTGGATGCGATTTTGGGGGTGGACCACTTCTTTCTTCAGATGGAGCCTCTCGTCCATATTTGCCCCAGGTCTCGCCTCTGTTTCTGTTGTCCTTCTGTATCAGCAAACGCTGAAATTCGTGGCAAATGCTCTTGTTTTCAACGtgtttggccaaacaaatatacaaacaatTCGGTACAGTTGTTGACTACGATTTCTGCACTTGTTTTTCTAGAACGTTGGAACGTTACCATGGGTGGTTTTACGACTTCGTAGTCCGTACTACAGTGTTACATGCATGGCTTCTAGTGAAGCATTATATTGACGGGATGCGAGGCTGACCTGGCACTGCTTAAGCATAGGGCTTGTATTTGTCAGTTTTCCTTTGAACAATCAGTCTAGTTTTTAAAGTAGGTT from Oryza brachyantha chromosome 3, ObraRS2, whole genome shotgun sequence carries:
- the LOC102716115 gene encoding kinesin-like protein KIN-12G: MLSDCGDEDHGGSSAPAGFELQEDPSFWKDNNVQVVIRVRPLSSGEISVQGQKRCVRQDSCQSITWTGHPESRFTFDLVADEHVTQENLFKVAGVPMVDNCMAGYNSCMFAYGQTGSGKTHTMLGDIENGTRRNNVNCGMTPRVFEHLFLRIQKEKEIRREEKLRFTCKCSFLEIYNEQILDLLNPNSANLQIREDARKGVHVENLTEHEVSNAREAMQQLVEGAANRKVAATNMNRASSRSHSVFTCLIESKWESQGINHHRFSRLNLVDLAGSERQKSSGAEGERLKEATNINKSLSTLGLVITNLIAVSNKKSHHVPYRDSKLTFLLQDSLGGNSKTTIIANISPSSCCAAETLSTLKFAQRAKYIRNNAIINEDASGDVLSMRIQIQQLKKEVSRLQGLANSDKSECTSSSGFICESPSTIKWNQGQGSFSPLMFDKRVMQRKDYDAALVAAFRREQESEAKLKAAIAAKLVAEQLATQRAEEVRSFKMRLRFREDRIKRLEQLASGKLSAEAHLLQEKEDLVKEVDALRSLLDRNPEVTRFAMENLQLKEDLRRLQTFVDEGEREMMHEQIIVLQDKLLEALDWKLMHEKDPINKDLSLFEESTADEEMEFLRLQAIQNEREIESLRKNLSFCLESKEKLERRVDELTVELETAKKCHDVNQESLAVDLQVQTEADLHDMPDAQTELKTLVDAIATASQREAEAHETAIGLAKENEELRTRLTVLIEDNKRLVELYEHAVANVEVNQEGGRPAIPQIEGVHEQPSSHPSYEGGALNGGLPDDQPESVTFLPADNSSSEVLNSKILDGECSHKEKFSSTKLRDLQLQLNEMHEENDKLMGLYEEAMQERDEFKRKLFEVSNSVTTVDTQYEDVQMHDATDAEDLEVKNVNDSAISTFKEILQLVRGKLENVQDKLVTTQDAVEYFKLLEMASAKAEELSASIQYRCLELKHNQEVINALKSELSQSQESKEALEGKFFSPVASCWNLDLKNKALVGSKFDFSLELMNQKKVQLSHLQTLKKDLSVARTKAHESETALRSKIDGLKLKLRSFEAQRKEAERVLFAIDNFDTSTNTLSKPVNFGKASELLRSEEERTKLLSELKKSREQLIMVQKEIKGMNKHDDIDCKIACLESELDDCCLSLLEADTEKFVRENMLREIWKEGQKGMDYMLVDYQDCVFKVNLKEEEIGICEVPLQSQTRSLDEMNSKLTQAMRDLGELLRDRTSCDLDSSMVHVSDKVKGDLDAIGLYVAEAKEVLLLHNDNQTNL
- the LOC107303874 gene encoding uncharacterized protein LOC107303874; amino-acid sequence: MREREEEGEGEEEEEQEHEPRQPGCGGGEAAGQAAANCAAVCCCCPLALLEILLLVTVRLPAGVMRRVRRRRSRGRRGGGGGGKRRPPDGSPSGSAKAMIGAASAFDMMDDEAAAAGAAASRGETDADAASELELEIMRSRFYSGGFWRSPSSGSSSCASSLRR